The stretch of DNA CCCCGACGGATAGCGTGCCGGACAGCCTCATGGGCTGGGCTCTGGCAACCTGACCCGACCCCCCTACTTCGCTGTACCGCGACGGGCCCGCCACCTCCAGGGTGGCGGGCCCGTCGCGGTACGCGGGAATCTCCGTCGGCGGCGCTGAGTTGCTCACGACTGCAACGGCCGCAGCGCAGAGGACGGGGTGGGCTCGGTCCGCCGCGGGAGGGATGGAATCGATGAGCCTTCGTCAGTACGAGTACGCCCTGGCCGTTGCCGAGGAGGGATCGGTGACGGCGGCGGCGGAGCGGCTGCACGTCGCTCAACCGTCGGTGTCCCAGCAGATCCGCGGCCTGGAGCGGGAACTCGGCGTGGAACTGTTCGCCCGCACGCCGACCGGACTTGTGCCCACCGTCGTCGGCCGCGCGTTCCTGCGGGAGGCGGAGGTCGCGGTGAGCGCGTCGCGCCGGGCGAGGGCGACGGCGCGGGCCGGTGCCGACGAGTTGGTGGGCGAGCTGGTGGTCGCGGTGCAGATGGGCTTCGGCACGCGGCAGTTGCCGGGCGCGTTGGGCGCGCTGCGTCGCCGCTTCCCGCGGCTCGAGGTCACGGTGTTCGAGGAGCCGAGCTCCGCCGAGCTGGAACGCCTTGGGCGCCGGGGCGTGCTGGACCTCGCGCTGATGGCGGCTTGCGAGCAGACCCCCGCCGACGCCCACCACCTCGGTGACGAGGAGTTCGTCGTGGTCCTTGCCGCCGGGCACCGGCAGCTCGCAGCGGAACGGGTCGAGCTGCGCGAGCTGGTGGGGGAGCCGTGGGTGAGGTTCGACCGCGACAGCGCGCTCGACGGGGTGTTGATGGACGTGCTGCGGGGCGTGTTGCGGGACGACGAACTGCCCCCGACCACGGCCGCCCGCGTGTCGCAGACGGCCACGGCCGTGCGCTGGGCCGCCCAGGGGCTGGGGGTGACGCTGGTCCCGGCCTCCGCTGTGCCCCACGAGCACGAGCACCTCGTTCGCCCGGTGTTCCCGGTCGTGTCCCAGCCCGTCATCGCCGTGGTCCGGCAGGCCGCGGGTCCGGCGGAGACGGCTCTGCTCGAACTCCTGCGTAAGGAGAACTGGTCCACCGAGTCCGCTCTTTCCTCACCGGTTTCCTGACGGGATGCTGTCCCGACGGGCCTGTTTTTCTGAGTTGGCGTTCCGGAATTCCGTGGCGTCAGCCCCTGGGGAATTCTCCGCCGTCCACGACGACATTGCTCCCGGTCAGCCAGCTCGCCCGGTCGGACATGAGGAACAGCACCGCGTGGGCGATGTCGTCGGGCCGGCCGTCGCGTCCCAGCGGGGGACTTGTGTTGTCCTGGCCCGGCCCCGAGTCCAGGCGCGCCCACTGCTCCCGCGTCGCTTCACCGCCGGGGGTGGCGGTTCTGCCGGGAGACACGGTGTTGACCCGGATCCCGAACGGGGCCAGCTCCGATGCCAGCCCCCGGCTGTAGCTCTCCAACGCCGCCTTCGCCGCCACGTAGTGCAGGAACGGTGGTGCCACGGTGGGGACCGCGGCCGATGAGACGTGCACGACCGCTCCCGAGCGCCGTTCCCGCATCCCCGGTGTCAGCAGCGAGTCCAGCCGCACCGACGCCAGAAAGTTCAAGTCCAGCGCGTTCTGCCACTCCTCGTCGGGGATGGCCGAAGCGCCCTTGTACGGTTGCGCCCCACCCGCGTTGTGGACCAGGACGTCCACCCCGCCGAGCACCTCCCGCGCGGCCGCCGCGAGCGCCTCCGCTCCAGCCCGTGTCCGCACATCGGCCTCTACGAAGGTGGCCCCCTCCGGCACCGTGCTCGTCGCCGACCTGGCGGTCGTGAGCACCTCGGCGCCCGCGTCCAGGAGTTGGCGTACGACGGCCGCTCCGATTCCGCGGGAACCACCTGTGACCAGGGCCCGCTTTCCCGCGAGTTCGCGCGTTCCCGATACGTCCTCAACCGTGGTCATGCCACCGGCCCTCTCCATCGTCCATTCGTCCGTTCGACCTGTTTCAAGGTAGGTCCGGAAAAGAACGAGGGGCAAAGACGAATTGTCAGCAGGCGCTATAGGGAATTCCTATATCGGGGAGGGAGGGAGGGAGGGAGGGGAAGAGAGCTCGACGCTGTCGGGAAGGTCAGGTGGCCTTCCAGGCCGCGTCGATCATCAGGAAGACCTCGTCCACGGCGGCTTCCGGATCGGTCGCCTCGCGGGCCAGCGAGAACGCGTCGATCGCGAACCTCGCGATCGCCCGGCAGGCCGTCGTGGTCTGCGCCAGCTCGGGATCGGCGGCGATGGCCGCTGCCACGGACTCCGCGTGGCGCAGCCTCATCGACTCCTCGTACACCCGCAGGGCGGGTGACGAGTCGATCAGGCGCCAGATCGGGGCGGCGCCGTCCGCCGTGCAATGTCGTACCAGGGCCAGGATCTCGCGGTGCAGCGCAGGGATGAGGGGCTCGTTCGGCGCCCGGCCAGTGACCGCCTGCGTGAGGCGTTGCTCGAAGTCCGCGTCCTGCTCGAACACCAGGGCCTCTTTCGAGGCGAAGTGGGAGAAGAGCGTGGTGACGGCCACGTCGGCCTCGGCGGCCACGTCACGGATGCCCACCGCTTCGTACCCGCGTTCCAGGAAGAGCCGCAGGGCGGTCTCAGCGATGTTCTGGCGGGTCGCGGCCTTCTTGCGCTCACGACGTCCGGTCGGCACGGTCATGCCGTGATGCTACCAGTTGCAAAGCTGTAACCGTTCTAAAACCCTAACGGTTAGTGTTATGGTCTGCCGCATGACGACGATCGAGAGCATGAAGAGGACGAGCAAGAGCATGAAGAGAGTGAGCTTCGCCGAGTTCGGCGGTCCGGACGTCCTGCGGCTCCTGGACGCCGAGAAGCCTCACGCCGGACCCGGCCAGATACGCATCGCAGTGCGGGCGGCGGGCGTGAACCCCGTCGACTGGAGGCTTCGCGAAGGCCAGATTCTGGGGGCCCATCCGATCGAGTTGCCTGCCGGAGTCGGCCTTGACGCCTCCGGGGTGGTGGACGAGGTCGGTGAGGATGTCGAAGGGGTCGAGGTCGGCGACCATGTGTTCGGCGAAGGCGCGAGCACCTACGCCGAGTTCGCCGTGCTGGGGGCCTGGGCCCGTATGCCCGACGGCCTGACGTTCGAGGAGGCGGCCGGGTACCCCTCCGTGGTGGAGACCGCGCTGCGCGTCATCCGCGAGGTCGGTGTGCGGTCGGGGCAGACGCTGCTGGTCAGCGGTGCGTCAGGGGGAGTCGGATCGGCGGTGCTGCAGATCGCACGCGACCGGGGCATCACGGTGATCGGCACGGCCGGGGCCGCGAACCAGGACTATCTGCGCAGCCTGGGTGCCGTCGCCACGACGTACGGCGAGGGCTGGGTCGAGCGGGTGCGCGAGCTCGGCCATGTCGACGCGGCTCTCGATCTGGCCGGCTCGGGCGTGATCCGGGAGCTCATCGAGCTGACCGGGGATCCGCAGAAGGTGATCTCCATCGCCGATCTCGACGCGCCGAAGCTCGGTGTCCGGTTCTCCGGCGTTGCCGGGAGCGTGCCGGAAGCGCTGGCCGAGGCCGCCGGTCTCATCTCGCGGGGGAAGCTCCACATCCCGGTCGAGAAGTCGTACACGCTGGCCGAGGCCGCCGCGGCGCACATCGACAGCCAGGCCGGTCACGCGCGCGGGCGCCGGGTCATGGTTGTCTGAGCCGTTTCCGTTCGCGCGACGGCCAACTTGGTCCGTTCGCGCTACGGCCAACTTGCTCCGCTCGCGCGACGACCAACTTGGTTGAGCCGCCCGGCTGATGAACAAGGGTTTCGCCAGTGGCTCGGCGACGCTCCTCGGCCGGGCGCCCATCGTCCCCGCAGCCGACCGGATCCGTAATGCGGGCGAAGCGCCGGGGTCGAACGTCAGTCACAGCACGCACCGTCCGTCCGGGCCTCCAGCGCGCGCAGTACGGCCACCATGTCCTCGCCGCCGTGCCCCTGTGTCACCGTCTCGTCGAAGAGGGTGTGGCATACGTCGAGGAGGGGCGAGGCCAGGCCGGCCTTGCGGGCGGCCTCGGCAATCAACTGGTTGTTCTTCAGGACGTCCTTGGCCGCCGCCTGGACGGCGAAGTCGCGGTCGAGCAGCTTCGGCGCCTTCACGCGGGATACGGAGCTGGCCATCGGGCCCGCGTCCAGGACGTCCAGGAACCTGCGTCGGTCGAGCCCATGCCGGTCGGCGAAGTGGAAGGCCTCGGCCAGGCCGGTGACCAGCGTGATCAGAAACAGATTCACCGACAGCTTCATCAGCAGGGCGCCCGGGACGTGACCGCAGTCGAACACCTCCCGGCACATGGGCCCGAGCAGGGCCCGCACCGGCTCCACCGCGTCGGCGTCACCTGCCAGCATGGCCACCAACTGCCCCTTCTCCGCCGGGACTCGGGACCCGGAGACAGGGGCCTCGACGTAACGCCCGCCCGCGGCGCGGATGGCCTCCTGAAGGCCGCCCGAGTACTCCGGCGACGTCGTGCCCATGTGGACGACGACGTGCCCGGCGACGCGCGCGGTGAACTCCGGGGTCCCGCGCCCCAGGACCGTGTCGACGGCGGACTCGTCGGCCAGCATGAGGATCACGACGTCGGCCCGGTCGAAGACCTCGGCGGGGCTCGCCGCGACCTCGGCTCCGGCGGCGCGCAGGGGTTCGCAGCGGGCAGGGGTGCGGTTCCAGACGAGGAGGGGCGTCCCGGAGCGGGCGAGGTTGAGCGCCATGGGCTGACCCATGACCCCGAGTCCGACGAAGCCTGTGTGCACGACGCACCCCCGTCCCGGCCCGCACAGAGGCGTCGCCGTCACTGACTATGACCGCTGTCATAATAGCCACTCTATGACGATGGTCATAGAGTGGCTTCCGGAAGCCGGAGGATCCCGGAAGCCGGACGCAACAGTGGAGGTCGAGCATGGCGGTGTCGGAGCGGGGGCCTCGCGAGCGGATGGTCTTCAGCGGGGCCCAGCTCATCCGGCGCGACGGGGTCGCCTCCACGGGAATGCGCGACGTCGCCGCTCACGCGCAAGCACCGCGCGGATCGCTCCAGCACCACTTCCCCGGCGGTAAGGAGGAGTTGGTCAACGAGGCGGTGGGCTGGGCGGGCCGGTACGCGAGCCGTCGCGTCGGTCGCTTCCTCGCGGCCCTGCCCGAGCCGACCCCCAGCGGTCTGTTCGCCGAGATGGTGCGCCAGTGGACCGACGAGTACAGGACCGCCGGGTTCGCGGGCGGTTGTCCCGTCGCCGCCGCCACGGTGGACTGCGCGGAGTCGACTGAGTCCACGCGGGAGGCCGCGTCCGCCGCTTTCGCCACCTGGGGCGGTTCGGTGGCCCGAGCCCTCGTGGACATGGGCGTCCCGGAGGCGCGGTCAGAAGCGCTCGCCACGCTCATGATCAGTTCCCTGGAGGGGGCGATCCTGATGGCCCGGGCCGAGCGGGACGTCCGCGCTCTGACGACCGTGGCCCAGGAACTCGGCCCCCTTCTCGATGCCGCAGCGAGCACGCCGATGCCGGGGTGAGTACATCCAGGCCGTGGTGAGCACCGCCGGGGTGGGAGACGAGAACGGTCTCAAGTCCGCGGTCTGCGGTGGGAGTTCACCTACGGCGGGTAGCGATGCGGTCCGGAGTGGGCCAGCGCACGTCGCGTACCCAGCCGAGGCGTTCGAGGAGGCGGATGACGGCGGCGGAGGGGTCGATCTGGCCGCGGTCGACGCCGTGGCGGGCGCTGGTGGGGTCCGCGTGGTGGAGGTTGTGCCAGCTCTCACCGAAGGAGAGCAGGGCCAGGGGCCACAGGTTGGTGGCCCGGTCATGGCGCCGGGTGCGGAAGGGGCGCCGGCCGATCACGTGGCACAGTGAGTTGACGCTCCAGGTCACGTGGTGGAGCAGCGCGATGCGCACCAGGCCCGCCCAGAGCAGGGCGGTGGTGGCATGTAGCCAGGTGCCGCCGATCGCCCAGCCGAGCGCGAAGGGGAGGGCCAGGGTGAGTACGCACAGGGCAGGGAAGGCCCGGGAGACGGCGCGGATATCGGGGTCGGCGAGCAGGTCGGGGGCGTATCGCTCGGCGGGTGTGGGGTCGTTGCGGAACAGCCAGCCGACGTGGGAGTGGGCGAGGCCGCGCAGTTGACCGCGCAGGTGGGTGCCGTAGCGGTAGGGGGAGTGCGGGTCGCCGGGGCGGTCGGTGAAGGCGTGGTGGCGGCGGTGGGTGGCGACCCAGCCGATGACGTCGCCCTGGAAGCTCATCGACCCGGCCACCGCGAGGGCGATCCGCAGGGGGCGGGCGGCCCGGTATCCAGCGTGGGTGAGGCCGCGGTGGAAGCCGACGGTGATGCCGAGCCCTGTGATCACGTAGAGAGCCAGGGCGAGCAGGACGTCAGTGGGGTGAATGAGGCGCCCCCACAACAGCCAGCCGGCCAGTCCGAGTGCCAGGAAGGGCAGGACGACGATCACGGCCGTCACCGTCACATACAGCCGTTCGCCGTCGCGGCGGGTCTCTGTCGGGGCTTCGTCGGGGAAGGGCGCCGTCCCGTCGTACCCCTGGGGTGAGGTGACGTCATGTGGTGAAGGGAGTACTTGGGACAGGGTGGGACTGGGGGACATGTATTGCTCCTTTGGCCTCGGGGCCGGAGGTAGGGCGGCCGGGGTCCGGGGCCAATGGAATCCGTGATGAGCTGCCTGAGGGTCAGGACCGGGGCCGAACCGCGTCGCCGCATGTTCGGTCAGGTCCTTGGCCTCCTTGGCCCCTTCGCGGCTCTGTTGGTCCTGCGCCGTGGGCGGAGGCGTCCACGTCCTCCGTCCCGGTGGTCGCGGCGGGCGCGGACGGTGGGGGAAGCGGTGCCGCCGGGGGGCGGCGGTGCGGGGTTGTGGGCGCCAGGGTGACCGGGGAGGCGATTGCTGTACCGATGCAGTGCGATCCGTTCGGTGTGCTGGTCATTGAGGAGATGAATCACGAATGCTCCCAGAGCGATCATCGCGAGTACGAGGGCGACGGTGATGACGGTGTCCATGGCCCGTCACCTCCCGCCGACCGTGCCGCCGGCTGTGTCCATGGCACCGCCCTCCGCCTCCCACGCCTCTGCCAGTGTGCGGCCCGGTGGGTCCGCCTCGGCGGCGGCTGCGGGGTGACGGTCCAGCTCGTCGGCGATGATGGCGCTGCCCGTACGGACGATCGAAGGATCGCAGGCGGCGGCCATGAGCCGGGCGGCGGCTGCCGCACCGGTCTCCGGGGGGATGATCAGCAGGTCCCAGCGTCCGACGTGATAGGAGAGCACCAGGAGTTGGTGCACATCCTGCTGGGCGCGGAACCAACTCGCGTTGACCACATGGCCGTTGACGGGAACCTTGCGCGGTGCGGCCGGCTTGACGGAGAGCCGCAACGGCGGGTGGTCGGAAGGCTTGGCGATCGGTGTGGCCGGCGGAGGTCGTGCGGTGAGCACCGTCATGGTGTCGACCTGTCCCCAGACCTGCTGTCGTGCCCGGTCCGGTGGTGTGGAACCGAGAGAGATACCGGCATGGAAGCCGGTCAAGGAATGCTCTCAGTACTCCCAACGGTACTCCTGCGGCGGCCCCGACCACGACCGTCCGACCGTTCCCCCCTGTTCCCCTCTGATCCCCTCTGAGCGGGGCCGCACCCGCCTTTGGGGCAGCGGCCAGGAGTAGCCTGGTGGTACTGAGGACTCTGTGTATACGGGCCCCGATACCCGTCTCGTCCTCGGCGAGTCACCGGACCGGGCCCGCCCGGGCGAGGTCACACCATGATCACGAACACAATCATGATCACGAACACACTTGGCCCGAAGAAGACACTTGCCAACGGCCATGCGTTGAAGGCGGGTTGGCCGCCGGTCGAGCGTGACCGACCGCTGCCGCAGCCTGGAGCGAGCGGTGCACCATGACCGCCGAGCCCGCGCCTCCCGTGATGCTGCTGGCGGACACCCAGGCCCATCAGGTGATCCCCGGGGCGGCTGTACTGCGGATGGAGACGACGCCCCGTCGTGACGGGACCTTCGACGGTGCGTGGTGGCCGCGAACCCGGGACCTCGAAACCCAGCTGGCCGGCTTGATCCGCGCGCTGACCGAACGCCTTGGACCCATCGCTCGCATAGGCCTGGACACGAGCTCCTGGGACGTACACGCGCGCCATCTGGTCGTCGACGGTCACACGGTCCGCATCGACTGGTCCGCCGTCGACGACAGCACGATGCTCGTCACCCGCGGGCGGCAGGACATCTTCTCCTTCCTGATGCTCCCGCCGCAGACCGAGGCGTCCGCCGCGCGTGCCGCCATGACCATGGCCGTACAGGACGGCAACAGCGCTTCGGCGTCGGAGATCCTGGCGGCCACCGGAATCGCTTCCGCTTGAGGATTCTCCCTGCTCAGGCGCTGCTCAGGCGCTGTGTGTGTCGGGCGGCCACGTGGGGCGGTGCGCGGGCGGCAGGGTCAGCAGGGCCTGGCCCACCGTGAGGTAGTGGGGGAAGATCTCCGTGCTGCCGGTCAGCGTCAGCAGCTGGACGAGGTGGCGGCCGGCTCCCGCCAGCAGAAGCTGGCCCTCGCGGCGCCGCAGCAACCACCGCACGCCGAGCAGGCAGTTGAGCCCGCGGGAGTCGCAGAACACCAGCGCCGTCACATCGAGAACGAGATGTCGATGACCCGCCATGACGGAGGCGCCGAGGGTGCGCAGAAAGAACTTCTCGCCGCTCTGGTCGAGTTCACCGCTCACACGCAGCACGGCGCACTCTTCGCACCGTGCGAGCTCGTGGATGATGAGGCGATGGGTCTGCGTCGACATCGCGCCTCCCTGTGGTCGTCGTACGGAAGCCCGGGCGCATGCCGGTGCACGATATGCCTCGCTCCCGAGTCCCCCGTCCGCCCCGCCCTACGCCTCGCTCCTCCCACCGCTGTGGGGGACATGGCGCTGCAGCGCGTTCCCACTGCCATGGGGTTGCCGGCGCGACCGGGCGCCGGCGCGGGCGAGGTCGGCACGGGCCCCTTCGGTGTAGGGGTGTGCGGGACCGAGGACTCGCTCGTAGTCGGCGAGCACGTCCCGCAGGGTGCTGACCGCACGGGAGCGTTTGCCCGCAGCCAGTTGAGCGAGGCCGAGATTGCGGCGGGCGTTGAGGGACCGGCGGTTGTCTGCGCCGAGGACGCGACGGCGGTCGATGGCGACCTGTGTGAAGAGTTGGAGGGCTTGGGAGTGGTGGCCGGCCACGGTGTGGGCGCGGGCCAGGAAAATCCGGATCTCCATGGTCAACGGATGATCGTGGCCGAACTCGTTCTCCCCCAGCGTCAGCAGATGATCCAGCTCCTCGATGGCCTCGTCGACGCGGCCGACGCCCTGGAGCGCGAGCGCCCGGTAGCGGCTCCACCACAGATGGAGGTGGCTGCCATTGCGTTCGGTACGAAGGACATCCGCGAGGACAAGGTCATGCAGGGCGAGCGACTCCTCGTATCGGCCCACGCGCTCGTACATGCGGGCCAGTTCGCCCCGCGCGTTGAGGGTGGAGCCATGCTCTGGGCCCAGGCCGCGCTCGTTGTCCCTGACGTTCTTCTCGAAGAGCGCCAGCGCTTGCGCGTCGTCTCCCTTGGACCTCAGCGTGCTGGCCAGGTTGATCTGAGCCCGCATCGTCGTCTGACCGTCCGGGCCGTTGACCTCGAGGCTGTCGGCGAGGTTCTGGCGGTGCAGTGCCTCCGCCTCGTCGAGCCGTCCGGCACCTTCCAGTGCGTAGCCGAGCGAGTTGACCCACTCCAGCGTTCTCGGGTGGTGCGGGCCGAACCGTTCCCGTGCGGCGGCCGCGGTCCGTTCGCGCAGTGCCACCGTCAGGTCGTACAGGTCCAGCGCCTGGTAGGCGGAGGCGAGTGCGGCCAGAGCCCCGAAGAGGTTGTCGTCCTGGGACGGCACGAGTCGCTCGTGCTCGGCCAGCACATCCCGGCCGACCGAGCACGCGCGCACGACCTCACCGCGGGCCACCAACAGCCTTACCGCGGCCCGAGGCAGGTCGAGCAGTGCGCGCCGGTCCGCGTCTCCCAGCGGGACGGCCGCCACCCACAAGGCCAGGATGTGGTCGGTGAGACCGCGGTCGGCCGCGTCCGTTGCTGTGGTGCTGTCAGCCTGCGTCAGTAGCCCGCGCAGGGCTGCCGCCGCTTCCGTGAGGCGGGTGCCGAGGCGGCCCTCTTCGAGCAACTGGTCCCGGACGATCCGCTGGATCAGCCGGTGCATCAGGACGGTGGTTCCGTCCAGGCTCAGCGTCACCACGGATGCCTCACACAGCCGGCCCACCGCGTCGTCCGTTGCGGACACATCCTGGTCCTCGCAGGCGCTGCGCAGGTCGTCCCGGTGCACACCGGACGGTGACAGGAGCGACATGAGCTCCACGACGCGACGCACGGCCGCGGCGTCCTCCCCTGCCTGCACGTGCTCGATGGCCAGAGCAAGGGCGGCCGCGGCACCCATCGGGTATGGCTCTCCCGGCGCACGCCGGATGACCTGGGCGAGGCGGCTGTGCCGGAAACGGTCCCGGTACTCGGAGAAGGTCAGGCCCTGCGTACGGATCACCCACGCGGCCTGGGCCAGGGCCAGCGGAAGCCGGCCCAGATCCTCGGCCAACTCCTCGGCGGAGGCATGGCCCTGGCTCCCCGCGTCCCTCGCCCCTGCCCTCTGACGCAGGAAGGCCACGGCCTCCTCCCGCGTGAACACCCCGATGTCCACGGTGGAGCCGAGATGGGTGACGGAGCGCACCGTGCTGGTGATGAGGGTGCGGGTGGGACCCGTGCGGGGCAGCCAGCGTGCGACTTCGTCAGGGTCGACGACGTTGTCGAGCACCAGCAGGGCGGGCTGCCGCAGTCCCTCAAGCCACCGACGCGCCGCCGCGGCCGAGAGCTGTGCGTCCTGGATGCCGCCCTTGACGCCCGCGGCGTCCGCGAGTTCATCGAGCCCGGCGACGACCTGCCCCGGTACCTCGGCCACGATCCAGACGACGACCCGCCACCCCGCATCCACACAAGCGCGTGCGTAGGCCCCGGCCAACTGCGTCTTTCCCACGCCTCGGCCGCCGGTGAGCGCGCAGACGACCGTGACCCCATTGTGCTGCATACCTGTTTCGATGGCCTCGAACAGCTCGGCGCGTTCCTGGAAGGCGAGGGGTTCGTGTGGCAGGGGTCCGATGAGCAGAGGCCCGTCCGCCAGGGGAGGGGGCGGGGCGCCCGCGGCCTGATGGACCGGTGCCGGATCGCGGGCTGCGAACCAACCGCCCGCACTGAGCACCGCGGCACTGGTCGTCGACGCGAGAGCGAGGGCAGCTTCCGGTCCCGCGTCCGTCAGTGTCAGCAGGGTCCACGGCGCGGCGAAGGCCCCCAGCGTGGACAGCACGACGACCGCCCAGCGAACCCCATGACCCACGGCAGACCTCCGGCATGTCCGGCGCGCACTTCGCCATTCGATGCCATCAGAGTGCCCAACTGGTGTATTGGGCAATACCGTTGGTGATGCTGCCGCAAGTGATTCGCCGTCAGGCCGTGGACCCGATGATCAGGCAGGTGGTGGTCGCGTGAGCGATCAGCTTGCCCTCCTCGTCCAGCACCTTGCCTTCGGCTGTCGCGGTGCGGCGGCCCGTGTGGATGACCGTGCCCTCGGCGGTGAGCGTGCGTTCGTCGGTGCGTGCGGCGCGGATGTAGTTCACCTTGAGTTCCAGCGTGGTGTAGCTGACGCCGGCGGGGAGCGTGGTGTGGACCGCGCAGCCCATCGCCGAGTCGAGCAGGGTCGCGGCGATGCCGCCGTGGACCGTGCCGAGCGGGTTGGCGAAGTCGGGGCGGGTGTCCAGGGAGATGACGATGCGGCCGTGTTCCACCTCGTCGAAGCGCATGCCGAGGAGGCGGCCGATGGACGGTATGTCCGCGGTGCGCTGGGTCTGTACCCAGCGCATCAGGTCAAGGCCGGACATGGCGGCGGTGACTTCTGCGGTCGACATGGTGTCTCCTTGTGCGTGTTGCTGTGCCGGTGGGTTCGGTGCTGCCGGTGTCAGCCGAGGATGTTGTCCTTGTCCCGCAGGGCGGCCAGGGCGGATGCGTACATGCGGGTCTTGATGGTGCCGAGAGTGGGGCCGGCCTTGCCCACCTGGGAGCGGGCGATCTCCATTGCCGTACCGCGCACGGCGTCCTCGTCCACCGCCCGGTCGACCACGGCGGCGGCCAGGGCGTCGTGGCCGCCGTAGCGCCGGGCGGTCGTCATGGCCTCGTGTGCGGTCTGCGGGGTCAGCCGGGCCTGGATGAGCGCGGACATGCCCGGGGTGAAGGGGATGTTGATGTCGGCCTCGGGCAGACACCAGTAGCCGCGGTCGGCGCGCATCACCCGGAAGTCGTGCGCCAGGGAGAGCATCGCACCGGCCGCGAAGGTGTGCCCCTGCAGCGCGGCCACGGTGACGACCGGCAGGGACAGCATCCGCGCCAAGAGGCCCTGCACGCTGGTGACATAGTCCTGGTGCTGATCGGCGTGGGCGAAGAGCCAGTCC from Streptomyces sp. BA2 encodes:
- the fxsT gene encoding FxSxx-COOH system tetratricopeptide repeat protein; this translates as MGHGVRWAVVVLSTLGAFAAPWTLLTLTDAGPEAALALASTTSAAVLSAGGWFAARDPAPVHQAAGAPPPPLADGPLLIGPLPHEPLAFQERAELFEAIETGMQHNGVTVVCALTGGRGVGKTQLAGAYARACVDAGWRVVVWIVAEVPGQVVAGLDELADAAGVKGGIQDAQLSAAAARRWLEGLRQPALLVLDNVVDPDEVARWLPRTGPTRTLITSTVRSVTHLGSTVDIGVFTREEAVAFLRQRAGARDAGSQGHASAEELAEDLGRLPLALAQAAWVIRTQGLTFSEYRDRFRHSRLAQVIRRAPGEPYPMGAAAALALAIEHVQAGEDAAAVRRVVELMSLLSPSGVHRDDLRSACEDQDVSATDDAVGRLCEASVVTLSLDGTTVLMHRLIQRIVRDQLLEEGRLGTRLTEAAAALRGLLTQADSTTATDAADRGLTDHILALWVAAVPLGDADRRALLDLPRAAVRLLVARGEVVRACSVGRDVLAEHERLVPSQDDNLFGALAALASAYQALDLYDLTVALRERTAAAARERFGPHHPRTLEWVNSLGYALEGAGRLDEAEALHRQNLADSLEVNGPDGQTTMRAQINLASTLRSKGDDAQALALFEKNVRDNERGLGPEHGSTLNARGELARMYERVGRYEESLALHDLVLADVLRTERNGSHLHLWWSRYRALALQGVGRVDEAIEELDHLLTLGENEFGHDHPLTMEIRIFLARAHTVAGHHSQALQLFTQVAIDRRRVLGADNRRSLNARRNLGLAQLAAGKRSRAVSTLRDVLADYERVLGPAHPYTEGARADLARAGARSRRQPHGSGNALQRHVPHSGGRSEA
- a CDS encoding enoyl-CoA hydratase-related protein — encoded protein: MPTLDRQDDVFILDLGDGENRFHPDWLLAVGSALDEVEKAEGPRALVTAATGKFFSNGLDLDWLFAHADQHQDYVTSVQGLLARMLSLPVVTVAALQGHTFAAGAMLSLAHDFRVMRADRGYWCLPEADINIPFTPGMSALIQARLTPQTAHEAMTTARRYGGHDALAAAVVDRAVDEDAVRGTAMEIARSQVGKAGPTLGTIKTRMYASALAALRDKDNILG
- a CDS encoding PaaI family thioesterase, which translates into the protein MSTAEVTAAMSGLDLMRWVQTQRTADIPSIGRLLGMRFDEVEHGRIVISLDTRPDFANPLGTVHGGIAATLLDSAMGCAVHTTLPAGVSYTTLELKVNYIRAARTDERTLTAEGTVIHTGRRTATAEGKVLDEEGKLIAHATTTCLIIGSTA